DNA from Actinoplanes sp. SE50/110:
GCGGAAGATCAGGGCGTGCGAGCGCTGCTCACCCGACTTACGGCCCTTGGTGAACAGGATCAGGATCTCGGTGCCGTTACGCCAGTGGAAACCGTCCTCGCCGTCGGTCTCCAGATAACGCGCCACATGCGGATCACCGTGCAACTCCATCGCAGAGGTCATGCGCCCCACCGTACCCACGCGGCGATCACTTAAGGATTCTGTGCCGGTCAACCGAATCGCAACCGGTCTGCACTCCAACCGGGCACCGTCCGCCCGAACGGAAGGACATGACCGACACGATGGTGGTGGAGCTGGGCCTGCAGGCCATGACGATCGCGGCGAAGTTGTCCGCGCCGATCCTGCTGACCGCGCTCGCGATCGGGTTCGCCATCTCGCTGTTCCAGTCGGTGACCCAGATCCAGGAGGCCACCCTGTCGTTCGTCCCGAAGGCGGTCGCGATCGGCGCGGTGCTGCTGTTCACCGGCAACTGGATGCTGCACCAGATGATGACGTACACCACCCAGCTCTTCGACAAGGTTCCCGAGCTGCTCCGCTGAACCGCCGGCGTTAATCGCTGGACCGCGGTGCGAGGATGCGGGCATGCGCAAGATTCCGACGGTGTTCCAGCGTGATCCCGAGGACCGCAGACGGGTGCTGCCCGAAGCCCACCCCGACTGCGCCTGGGTGCTGGCCGGCGAGGGCGTCGCCACCAGGAAATACGACGGGACCTGCGTGCTCCTCGACGAGGACGGCACCTGGTGGGCCCGGCGCGAGGTCCGCCCGGCCCGCACCCGGCCGCCCGGCTACCGCCCGGTGATGACCGACGAGAACACCGGCCGGACCGTCGGCTGGGAGCCGATCGCCCAGTCCTCCTACGCCGCCTGCCACCTCGAGGCGGTCGCCCGCGGCACGTCCTGGCGGCCCGGCACGTACGAACTGATCGGCCCGAAGATCAACGGCAACCCGGAGCGGGTGCCCGGCCACGAACTCGTCGCCCACGCCGACGCCGAACGCTTCGACGTTCCCCGCGACCTGGCCGGCCTCCGCGAGTGGATTCTGGCCCATCCCCGGTACGAGGGCCTGGTCTGGCATCACCCGGACGGCCGTCGCGCCAAACTCAAATACCGCGACTTCGCCTGACCGACCGGGCGC
Protein-coding regions in this window:
- the fliQ gene encoding flagellar biosynthesis protein FliQ, yielding MTDTMVVELGLQAMTIAAKLSAPILLTALAIGFAISLFQSVTQIQEATLSFVPKAVAIGAVLLFTGNWMLHQMMTYTTQLFDKVPELLR